DNA sequence from the Kazachstania africana CBS 2517 chromosome 4, complete genome genome:
AATCTACTCATGATGATCCATATAGAACTGCCGTGGAAATAGGTTTGATCCTTTATGGTATCTACTACTACTTATCTAAGCCACAGCAAAGGAAGGGATTGCAATCAAATAGACCAAATTTAACACCTGCTGAGATTGATAATCTCATTGATGAATGGGAACCTGAACCAATTACTGATGCCGCGGAAACCCGTGATTTCTGGAGATTAGCTAAGATTCCAGTGGTAATTGGCTCTGGTGCTAATAATTACATTAATTTTACCCGTGATAAcgataaagaaagattcGAAAATGTCTTCAATTTaacttcaatgaatttcttacaattatcaaagaaagacGAAGTCGTTCAAGTTGCAAAACAGACGATAAAGAATTATGGTGTTGGTGCATGTGGTCCTGCAGGTTTTTATGGTAATCAAGACGTTCATAACAATCTTGAATACAATTTAgccaaatttttcaatactgAAGGTGCCGTCTTATATGGTCAAGATTTCTGTGTTTCTCCATCTGTTATTCCTGCTTTCACTAAGCGTGGTGATGTGATCATTGCTGATAATCAGGTTTCCCTTTCGTTACAAAACGCATTACAATTAAGTAGATCCACAGTTTACTATTTTGAACATAATGACATGGAACATCTAGATGCTATGCTAACTGAGATAAATGAATCAGAAAAGAGGGAAAACTTACCTGCAATTCCAAGAAAGTTTATTGTTACTGAAGGTATTTTCCATAACTCTGGTGATATTGCTCCTCTACCAGATTTAGTTAgattaaaattgaaacaCAAATTTAGATTATTTGTTGATGAAACTTTATCATTAGGTGTCTTAGGTAAGACAGGTCGTGGTTTAACTGAACATTTCAACATGGATCGTGCCTCTTCGGTCGATATCACTGTCGGTTCCATGGCTGTGGCCCTTGGTTCATCAGGCGGTTTCGCACTTGGTGATAAAGTCATGTCAAACCATCAACATATCGGTTCTAACGCTTACTGTTTCTCTGCCTGTTTACCTGCCTACACTACAACTGCCGTTTCTAAAGTTTTAGAAATCATGgataatgataattctGCTGTATCGAAATTACAAAGATTGAGTAAATTATTATtcgataaatttaataaaaatgaaaagatcaaaaatttttttgaaataatttctGATGAAAATTCTCCAATCTTacatttaaaattaaatgacCAATTCAGATCAAATGTGTTTGGTTACACGCAAGAATTATTATATGATACAATGGTtcaattacaaaagaagaGTGTTACCAACAAATATTTCGAACCAAGTGAGATGgaggaaaaatttttgcaaGATATTGTGGACGATACCCTTAAGACATGGAACGTACTAATAACCAGAAACATAATCATTGCTAAACACGAAACGTTACCTATTGTTCCaagtttgaaaatttgttgCAATTCTGAAAtgactgaagaagaattgacaAAAGCTTGTGATAACATAGTTGAATCCATGGTCAGCTTATGCTCTACTCAAGCTTAATGCGGGGACAATCTTTGTTTTTACCAATCTAAAATATAGTACCATATTTAAATAATCATTTATATACACAATAATACATACACATTAACTTACCAAAGCAGGTGTCCACTTAAAACGTAGTAATTTATCTTGCGACGAGAAGGACCAAAAATGCGTTTTGTCCTACAACTCTTGCCAAACAAATAACCGATGACTATCTTCCTTAGAATCATGGCTTATTGTTCGTTTACAATATGAGCTTACAAACTGCTTCCTGTGTTACCCGCTTGAAGTAAAAGTCCGGTGAACAGAAAAGCAGTGTGCCTAAGCCTTCCAGAGAGAACGGCCCACAGTCCAACTTCAAACGTACTTTTAAGGAAATTGGAAATGCATACCTTCATTTCCGTTTCCAGCTAGATTGAAATGCGCTTACGAAGAACTGTCCGCGTCAAGAAAAGCAGTGCGTTTTGCTCCACCCCTGTCTGGGC
Encoded proteins:
- the LCB1 gene encoding serine C-palmitoyltransferase LCB1 (similar to Saccharomyces cerevisiae LCB1 (YMR296C); ancestral locus Anc_5.28), with protein sequence MNTIIPEVLPSSIPIPEFVVTSFSYTLYFLHLVLNRVPGGHYVTSYLSKSTHDDPYRTAVEIGLILYGIYYYLSKPQQRKGLQSNRPNLTPAEIDNLIDEWEPEPITDAAETRDFWRLAKIPVVIGSGANNYINFTRDNDKERFENVFNLTSMNFLQLSKKDEVVQVAKQTIKNYGVGACGPAGFYGNQDVHNNLEYNLAKFFNTEGAVLYGQDFCVSPSVIPAFTKRGDVIIADNQVSLSLQNALQLSRSTVYYFEHNDMEHLDAMLTEINESEKRENLPAIPRKFIVTEGIFHNSGDIAPLPDLVRLKLKHKFRLFVDETLSLGVLGKTGRGLTEHFNMDRASSVDITVGSMAVALGSSGGFALGDKVMSNHQHIGSNAYCFSACLPAYTTTAVSKVLEIMDNDNSAVSKLQRLSKLLFDKFNKNEKIKNFFEIISDENSPILHLKLNDQFRSNVFGYTQELLYDTMVQLQKKSVTNKYFEPSEMEEKFLQDIVDDTLKTWNVLITRNIIIAKHETLPIVPSLKICCNSEMTEEELTKACDNIVESMVSLCSTQA